A part of Prolixibacteraceae bacterium genomic DNA contains:
- a CDS encoding RagB/SusD family nutrient uptake outer membrane protein — protein MKIQKIKNIGLGILASTTMLFTSCLNDLDVLPQDPDNVVAQQLYTTKTGYEQVLAKVYAGLSLTGQKGPAGDGDVGGIDEGTSSYIRNLWNAQVLVTDEAICAWGDFGVSELNNLKFSPANPFMEGLYYRLYNEIAMSNEFLRQSTDANLDARGQSNIKDDIKVYRAEARFIRAYSYWVLMDVFGNVPFVTEEMGVGTYLPQQKMRGDLYDWLITEVEAFTPDMLEAMTAPYGRVDKGAAWMLMAKIYLNAEVYKGTSVAGNWDKVVEYTTKVNDAYTFYTGSYKHLFYADNNNATVRSGFIFTIPYDGDKMQTYGGTNFLAFSATGGEIAPDAIGLSGGWGGNRARPQLIDRFSTGDFRGYVEPKTYKTVQQDGKDVEVVDKGFAGMFFDSGKKAVDNPAKYSDGYGVMKFRNIAQDPTNSPSNKDFVTTDFPMFRLADSYLMYAEAVVRGATFGTRTKALELLNKIRTRAYGDASGAVTDTDLNTDFILDERGRELFWECSRRTDLIRFNKFTSSDYVWEWKGGSKSGSGVNRKYRLFPLPGKDVGANTNLNQNSGY, from the coding sequence ATGAAGATTCAAAAGATAAAAAATATAGGATTAGGTATTCTTGCATCCACAACGATGTTATTTACATCGTGTCTGAATGACTTGGATGTGTTACCTCAAGATCCAGATAATGTTGTTGCACAACAGTTATATACAACAAAAACTGGCTACGAACAAGTGCTTGCCAAAGTGTACGCTGGATTATCATTAACAGGTCAGAAAGGGCCTGCAGGGGATGGTGATGTTGGTGGAATTGATGAAGGAACTTCATCTTACATTCGTAATCTATGGAATGCACAGGTTTTAGTTACAGATGAAGCAATATGTGCATGGGGTGATTTTGGTGTTTCGGAATTAAACAATCTAAAATTCTCTCCTGCCAACCCATTTATGGAAGGTCTATACTATCGTCTCTACAATGAGATTGCGATGAGTAATGAGTTTCTTCGTCAGTCTACAGATGCAAACCTAGATGCTAGAGGTCAGTCCAATATAAAGGATGATATTAAAGTGTATAGAGCAGAGGCTCGTTTTATTCGTGCTTACTCTTATTGGGTGTTGATGGATGTGTTTGGAAATGTTCCTTTTGTTACTGAAGAGATGGGCGTAGGTACGTATCTCCCTCAGCAGAAAATGAGAGGTGATCTTTATGATTGGTTGATCACTGAAGTAGAAGCTTTTACTCCTGACATGCTAGAGGCAATGACTGCTCCTTATGGTCGTGTGGATAAAGGTGCTGCTTGGATGTTGATGGCAAAGATTTATTTGAATGCCGAGGTTTATAAAGGCACTTCAGTTGCAGGAAATTGGGATAAAGTTGTTGAATATACTACGAAAGTAAATGACGCGTATACTTTCTATACTGGTTCATATAAGCACCTTTTTTATGCCGATAACAACAATGCAACAGTAAGAAGCGGTTTTATCTTTACTATTCCTTATGATGGTGATAAGATGCAGACTTATGGTGGAACGAACTTCCTAGCCTTTAGTGCTACAGGTGGCGAGATAGCTCCTGATGCAATAGGTCTAAGTGGAGGATGGGGTGGTAACCGTGCTCGTCCACAATTGATCGATCGATTTTCAACTGGAGATTTCAGAGGGTATGTAGAACCTAAGACATATAAAACAGTTCAACAGGATGGTAAGGATGTAGAAGTTGTAGATAAAGGTTTTGCAGGTATGTTCTTTGATTCTGGTAAAAAAGCAGTAGATAATCCTGCAAAATATTCTGATGGATATGGTGTAATGAAGTTTAGAAATATTGCACAAGATCCCACAAATAGTCCTTCCAATAAAGATTTCGTGACTACTGATTTTCCAATGTTCAGACTTGCTGATTCTTATTTGATGTATGCAGAGGCTGTTGTTCGTGGAGCCACGTTCGGTACAAGAACTAAAGCTTTAGAGTTGCTAAATAAGATCCGTACACGTGCTTATGGAGATGCTAGTGGGGCTGTTACAGATACAGATCTAAATACTGACTTTATCCTGGATGAAAGAGGACGTGAGTTGTTTTGGGAATGTTCAAGACGTACGGACTTAATTCGTTTCAATAAGTTTACCTCTTCTGATTATGTTTGGGAGTGGAAAGGTGGATCAAAATCAGGTTCTGGTGTAAATAGAAAATATAGACTATTTCCTCTTCCTGGTAAAGATGTTGGAGCAAATACTAATTTAAATCAGAATTCTGGCTACTAA
- a CDS encoding TonB-dependent receptor — MKVNSLFKSMFFLLVALVSIGVAQAQEKMITGSVVDKSTREFLPGVTIAVEGTARGTITDFDGNFTLKVNQGETLSISYIGYATQKVVVGSQTNIAIELVTDTQGLDEVLIIGYGSVKKEDATGAVEAVSSKEFNAGAISSPQDLLVGKASGVQITSTGGAPGAGSTIRIRGGSSMAASNDPLIVIDGVPMDTEGVSGMQNPLNSINPADIKTFTILKDASSTAIYGSRASNGVILITTKTGKKSQDIKVTYNGNVSVGTPSYKVDVMDGPSYSEFIKNTYGADSKAYLNTQTYPNQNTNWQDEIYRTSVSTDHNVSLSGGVKNLPYRLSLGYTDQKGIVKTSSMQRETVGLNLNPSFFEDQLKVSVSAKYMHIDNRFANDGAVGNAITYDPTKPVYDPNSKYGGYTTTIDTKGNPVTIAPNNPVALLDQTNNTSKVDRGIINGKFDYTPRFFSDLTATLSLGLDVSKSKGTDITDITAAWSSPNDPNRAGSYKPYTQNKNNQTLDFYLTYNKSLEDHTFKAMGGYSYQKFKRDGTDITYNAMQNNIVTPENIDKNLNYLISFFGRVEYAFKHKYLLNATFRSDATSKLKESNRWGYFPSVGFAWKIKEEAFLKDVDPISSMKLRLGWGQTGQQGVKGDTPYLGTYTVSNATTQYPWGGSYINTQRPNGYDEDLKWERTTTYNVGLDFGFFEEKLSGSFEWYYRETTDLLSEVPVPAGANLTNLLLTNVGNLTNQGVEFNLSYNAITTQDWNWRVGTNFTYNQNEITKLTNNDDPSFLGNATGGISGGTGSTIQMNSVGHPTNSFFVYEQVYDEDGRPLEGVYVDQNGDHLINDNDKIHKGQAAPKWMVGLNTSLQYKNWDFSMSGRFQFGASVYNNNASANGVKQDTYNSGGNFLSNRLPIAANSFDKVQYWSSHYVENADFFKLDNVSLGYTFNNISRAISSIRINATAQNLFIISNYTGVDPEVTTINLDGTTNVGIDNNFYPRSRTYMLGVNISF, encoded by the coding sequence ATGAAAGTAAATAGTCTATTTAAATCTATGTTTTTCTTGCTGGTTGCACTTGTAAGTATAGGTGTTGCACAGGCCCAAGAAAAAATGATTACAGGATCGGTAGTCGATAAGTCTACCAGAGAGTTCCTCCCTGGAGTAACCATAGCGGTGGAAGGTACTGCAAGAGGTACTATCACTGATTTTGATGGTAACTTCACACTCAAAGTAAACCAAGGAGAAACATTAAGCATCTCCTATATTGGATATGCAACCCAAAAGGTTGTTGTTGGTTCTCAAACCAATATAGCCATCGAACTTGTAACAGATACTCAAGGATTGGATGAAGTCCTTATTATTGGTTATGGATCGGTTAAAAAAGAAGATGCAACAGGTGCTGTAGAAGCTGTATCATCTAAAGAATTTAATGCTGGTGCCATTTCTTCACCTCAAGACCTATTGGTTGGTAAAGCATCGGGAGTCCAGATTACTTCTACTGGAGGTGCTCCAGGAGCTGGTTCGACAATCCGTATTCGTGGAGGTTCATCGATGGCAGCATCTAATGATCCACTGATAGTAATTGATGGTGTGCCGATGGATACAGAAGGTGTTTCAGGTATGCAGAATCCTTTAAACTCTATTAATCCTGCAGATATTAAGACTTTTACGATTCTTAAGGATGCATCATCTACAGCTATTTATGGTTCAAGAGCATCTAATGGTGTAATCTTAATTACTACAAAAACAGGAAAGAAATCACAAGACATTAAGGTTACCTATAATGGTAATGTTTCTGTTGGTACTCCTTCATACAAAGTAGATGTAATGGATGGACCATCTTATAGCGAGTTTATTAAGAATACATATGGTGCAGATTCAAAAGCCTATTTGAATACGCAGACATATCCTAATCAGAATACCAATTGGCAAGATGAGATATATAGAACATCTGTAAGTACAGATCACAATGTAAGTTTGTCGGGTGGTGTGAAGAATTTACCATACCGTCTGTCTTTAGGTTATACTGACCAAAAAGGTATTGTGAAAACTTCATCTATGCAGAGAGAGACTGTAGGACTAAATTTGAACCCTAGTTTCTTTGAGGATCAATTGAAAGTGTCTGTTTCAGCAAAATATATGCATATTGATAATCGTTTCGCTAATGATGGAGCAGTGGGTAATGCAATTACTTATGATCCAACGAAACCTGTATATGATCCAAATTCAAAATATGGTGGATATACTACTACAATTGATACGAAAGGGAACCCCGTAACGATTGCGCCTAATAACCCTGTCGCTTTACTAGATCAAACGAACAATACGAGTAAAGTAGATCGAGGAATCATTAATGGTAAGTTCGACTATACTCCTCGTTTCTTTTCAGATTTGACTGCTACATTGAGTCTTGGTTTGGATGTTTCTAAATCGAAGGGTACAGATATCACTGATATCACAGCTGCTTGGTCTTCACCAAACGATCCTAATCGTGCTGGTTCATATAAGCCATATACTCAGAATAAAAATAATCAAACTTTAGATTTCTACCTAACATACAATAAGAGTTTAGAGGATCATACTTTTAAAGCGATGGGCGGATATTCATATCAAAAATTTAAAAGAGACGGTACTGATATTACATATAATGCAATGCAGAATAATATCGTTACTCCTGAAAATATTGATAAGAATCTTAACTATCTAATCTCTTTCTTCGGTAGAGTTGAGTATGCATTTAAGCATAAATATTTATTGAATGCGACTTTCCGTTCCGATGCAACATCAAAATTAAAAGAGTCAAATAGATGGGGTTATTTTCCTTCAGTAGGTTTTGCTTGGAAAATTAAAGAAGAGGCTTTCTTAAAAGATGTGGATCCTATTTCGTCGATGAAATTGAGATTGGGATGGGGACAAACAGGACAGCAAGGAGTCAAAGGTGATACTCCTTATTTAGGAACCTATACTGTCTCTAATGCAACTACTCAATATCCATGGGGTGGATCATATATCAACACACAGAGACCTAATGGTTATGATGAAGATCTTAAATGGGAAAGAACAACTACTTATAATGTAGGTCTTGATTTTGGTTTCTTTGAGGAGAAACTTTCAGGTTCATTTGAGTGGTATTATCGCGAGACAACAGACTTATTAAGTGAAGTTCCTGTTCCAGCAGGTGCTAATTTAACAAATCTTCTCTTGACAAATGTGGGTAATCTAACCAACCAAGGAGTTGAGTTTAATCTGTCTTATAATGCTATAACAACACAAGATTGGAACTGGAGAGTTGGTACCAATTTTACTTATAACCAGAATGAGATTACAAAGTTGACAAATAATGATGACCCATCTTTCTTAGGTAATGCGACTGGTGGTATTTCTGGAGGAACAGGTTCTACAATTCAAATGAATTCAGTAGGACATCCAACGAATTCATTCTTTGTTTATGAGCAAGTTTATGATGAGGATGGGCGTCCACTAGAGGGGGTTTATGTTGATCAAAACGGTGATCACCTGATAAATGATAATGACAAGATCCATAAAGGGCAAGCTGCACCAAAATGGATGGTTGGATTGAATACAAGTCTACAGTATAAGAATTGGGATTTCTCGATGTCTGGAAGATTTCAATTTGGTGCGTCGGTTTATAATAACAACGCATCTGCGAATGGTGTAAAACAAGATACGTATAATAGTGGAGGTAATTTCTTGTCTAACAGATTGCCAATAGCAGCAAATAGTTTTGATAAGGTTCAATATTGGTCATCTCATTATGTTGAGAATGCAGATTTCTTTAAACTTGATAATGTCTCATTGGGATATACATTTAACAATATTTCTAGAGCCATTTCAAGTATTAGGATAAATGCAACAGCCCAAAACTTGTTCATTATTTCTAATTACACTGGGGTAGATCCAGAAGTTACAACTATTAACTTGGATGGAACAACAAACGTTGGTATTGACAACAACTTCTATCCACGTTCTAGGACTTATATGTTAGGTGTTAATATTTCTTTCTAA
- a CDS encoding LacI family transcriptional regulator, whose translation MKKSQVTIKDIAKELGISASTVSRALKNHPDISQKTRDAVHELADKLNYQPNAVALSLKNSRTHTIGVIIPEIVHYFFSSVISGIEDVAYDAGFSVMICQSNEKYEREVTNAQTLLSNRVEGILVSVTKESDNFDHLKQFSRRGIPLIFFDRDAKEIEGDRILIDDIGAGYKATKHLIQSGCKRIAHLCGPQSLEIAQKRLQGYKQALEEAGITFIPEYVIDADNFELGKVATRQLLSLDTPPDGIFAVNDLTAIGAIKAVHNKGLHIPKDIAIVGFSSGRFSDITEPTLTSVDQHGYEMGAKATQLLIERIESEEDPETFVNHFIETNLIIRESSIHRD comes from the coding sequence ATGAAGAAGAGTCAGGTCACCATAAAAGATATTGCAAAAGAGTTAGGAATTTCTGCGTCCACTGTTTCGAGGGCGTTAAAAAATCATCCTGATATTAGCCAAAAAACTAGAGATGCAGTTCACGAACTTGCAGATAAGCTCAACTATCAACCTAATGCGGTAGCATTAAGTTTAAAAAACTCCCGAACTCATACCATCGGCGTCATTATTCCTGAAATTGTTCACTACTTTTTCTCTTCTGTAATCAGCGGGATTGAAGATGTTGCTTACGATGCAGGCTTCAGTGTAATGATTTGTCAATCAAATGAGAAGTATGAGCGAGAAGTTACAAATGCTCAAACCTTATTATCCAATAGGGTTGAAGGTATACTGGTATCTGTTACGAAAGAGAGTGATAATTTTGATCATTTAAAGCAATTTTCAAGAAGGGGAATACCACTGATCTTTTTTGATAGGGACGCGAAAGAGATCGAGGGGGATCGAATTCTTATTGATGATATTGGAGCAGGATATAAGGCAACAAAACATTTAATTCAATCGGGATGTAAGCGTATCGCACATCTATGTGGACCACAAAGTCTAGAGATCGCACAGAAACGTCTTCAAGGTTATAAACAAGCCTTAGAGGAGGCAGGTATTACATTTATACCAGAGTATGTTATTGATGCTGATAATTTTGAATTAGGTAAGGTAGCTACACGTCAACTTCTAAGTCTAGATACTCCTCCTGATGGTATCTTTGCTGTTAACGATCTTACGGCTATTGGAGCCATCAAGGCTGTCCATAATAAAGGATTACATATCCCCAAGGACATTGCTATTGTAGGATTTAGCTCTGGTAGGTTCTCTGACATTACAGAACCCACCTTAACGTCTGTGGATCAACATGGCTATGAAATGGGAGCTAAAGCAACCCAATTACTTATAGAGAGAATCGAAAGTGAGGAAGATCCAGAAACATTTGTCAATCACTTTATTGAAACAAATTTGATTATTAGAGAATCTTCTATCCATCGAGATTAG
- a CDS encoding MFS transporter produces MRTKPKLSFWQIWNVSFGFLGIQMGFALQSANVSRILSNLGADLHSLPIFWLAAPLMGLIVQPIVGAASDRTWNRFGRRGPYILGGAIVATLSMWLMPNASLVISLIPALVFGALMFALMDGSFNITMQPFRALVADMVPEKQRTLGYSVQSFLINAGAVVGSILPYVLTNVLDVANEAPDGEVPASVIWSFYIGGAILLVSVIWTVFRTKEYDPKTYCEQNGLDHDQWISEKNEKKSFGQNLSEFGGLMKKMPKTMMQLAIVQFFSWFALYIMWVYTTSAVSQHVWGTAISDTSSSAYQEAGNWVGVMFGAYSLFAAIFSMLMTRIANAIGRKTTYMVSLLLGGIGYISMFYITTPNALIFSMIGVGIAWAAVLAMPYSILSEALPADKMGVYMGIFNFTIAGPQIISGLLGGAILSSLFGNQAIYMMIICGVSMLLAAAAVSFVKIPKQQN; encoded by the coding sequence ATGAGGACGAAACCAAAATTATCTTTTTGGCAGATATGGAATGTCAGCTTTGGGTTTTTAGGAATCCAAATGGGTTTTGCACTTCAAAGTGCAAACGTTAGTAGAATTCTTTCCAACTTAGGAGCAGACCTACATTCACTACCTATCTTTTGGTTGGCAGCTCCATTGATGGGGCTTATTGTTCAGCCCATTGTAGGAGCAGCGTCTGACAGAACATGGAATAGATTTGGGCGAAGAGGTCCTTATATTTTAGGTGGAGCTATTGTAGCGACTCTTTCGATGTGGCTTATGCCCAATGCATCATTGGTAATAAGTTTGATTCCAGCATTAGTCTTTGGGGCTTTGATGTTCGCATTGATGGATGGATCATTTAATATTACGATGCAACCTTTCCGTGCATTGGTTGCCGATATGGTGCCTGAAAAACAGAGGACTTTAGGATATTCCGTTCAGAGTTTTCTTATCAATGCAGGAGCTGTGGTTGGGTCGATTCTTCCTTATGTATTAACCAATGTATTAGATGTTGCCAATGAAGCACCTGACGGTGAGGTTCCAGCCTCAGTAATTTGGTCGTTCTATATTGGAGGTGCAATTCTTTTAGTTTCTGTTATATGGACCGTTTTCAGAACCAAAGAGTACGATCCTAAAACTTACTGTGAACAAAACGGTTTAGACCACGACCAGTGGATAAGTGAAAAGAACGAGAAGAAGAGTTTTGGTCAAAACTTATCCGAATTTGGTGGGTTAATGAAGAAGATGCCAAAAACCATGATGCAATTAGCCATTGTTCAATTTTTCTCATGGTTCGCATTATATATTATGTGGGTTTATACCACATCAGCAGTATCACAACATGTTTGGGGTACGGCTATCAGTGATACAAGTTCAAGTGCATACCAAGAGGCAGGTAACTGGGTAGGTGTAATGTTTGGTGCCTATAGTCTTTTTGCCGCAATATTCTCGATGTTAATGACTCGCATAGCAAATGCGATAGGTCGTAAGACCACCTACATGGTCAGCTTGCTTCTTGGAGGTATTGGGTATATTTCGATGTTCTACATCACAACTCCCAATGCACTTATTTTCTCTATGATCGGAGTAGGTATTGCATGGGCAGCAGTTTTGGCGATGCCATATTCTATTCTTTCAGAAGCACTTCCTGCAGATAAAATGGGAGTTTATATGGGGATATTCAATTTCACCATTGCAGGACCACAGATTATTTCAGGTTTACTCGGAGGAGCAATATTGTCTTCATTATTTGGCAATCAAGCAATCTATATGATGATCATATGTGGTGTTTCCATGTTATTGGCAGCAGCAGCTGTAAGTTTCGTAAAAATTCCTAAGCAACAAAATTAA
- the pgmB gene encoding beta-phosphoglucomutase, with protein MVQIKACLFDLDGVIVDTAKYHYIAWKELANELGFDFTEDDNERLKGVSRMRSLDILLEIGNKTLTEEEKLHYAEKKNTNYVSYIQKMKEDEILPGVTTFLNILRENGIKIALGSASKNAPLILTQIGLTSYFDEIVDGNSVSKAKPDPEVFTKGASLLGVPAEECVVFEDAVAGIEAAKAGGMFCIGVGDQETLSEADFVIKGFEEMSLDRLKF; from the coding sequence ATGGTACAGATAAAAGCTTGTTTATTCGATTTAGATGGTGTGATAGTAGATACTGCTAAGTACCACTACATTGCATGGAAAGAGTTAGCTAATGAGTTAGGTTTCGATTTCACAGAAGATGATAATGAGAGACTAAAAGGGGTGAGTAGAATGCGCTCTTTGGACATATTGTTAGAGATTGGAAACAAAACGCTAACAGAAGAGGAGAAGCTTCACTATGCAGAAAAGAAGAATACGAACTATGTTTCTTACATCCAGAAGATGAAAGAAGATGAGATTCTTCCAGGTGTAACAACATTCTTAAATATACTACGCGAGAACGGTATAAAGATCGCTTTAGGATCGGCAAGTAAAAATGCTCCTTTAATTCTTACCCAAATAGGATTGACCTCATACTTTGATGAGATAGTAGATGGAAACAGTGTATCGAAAGCAAAACCAGATCCTGAGGTATTCACGAAAGGGGCTTCGTTGTTAGGTGTTCCTGCGGAAGAGTGTGTCGTTTTCGAAGATGCCGTAGCAGGGATCGAAGCTGCTAAAGCAGGTGGCATGTTTTGTATTGGTGTAGGAGATCAAGAGACACTGTCAGAAGCAGATTTTGTGATCAAAGGTTTTGAAGAGATGAGCTTGGATCGTCTTAAGTTTTAA